The Candidatus Aminicenantes bacterium genome has a segment encoding these proteins:
- a CDS encoding glycosyltransferase: MVVCAQRSFVADPAQRFVLKKMKLVVIVVNWNGGEKLTRCLDSLQAGLRGLDFACVVVDNASTDGSDAQIETRYPWVRLLRSAVNAGYGVGNNKALAYMHENNWNGDYVFFLNNDTELEESGFSSLVEFMDLHPDVAALTPVLVESDGSFQIGVGGRKFTWFQIFAHFFFLNRLPFLGHLGINLNQARFAHGKKVVDLDWISGTAMLTRSRMIGDDALFPPEYFMYFEDLVVSEKLSQWGRLVYHPGYRIRHHRRHHERNLEYYFHSLHQYLESRGFGPIKMRITRATIYFGLGLRRVMFGLLAAIKPSHKQSLNTITRQMTALRNHWCP; this comes from the coding sequence ATGGTTGTTTGTGCACAGCGGTCTTTTGTGGCGGACCCGGCTCAAAGATTTGTTTTAAAGAAAATGAAGCTCGTGGTTATCGTGGTCAACTGGAACGGGGGAGAGAAGTTGACCCGATGCCTTGATTCCCTTCAGGCGGGATTGCGGGGTTTGGATTTTGCCTGTGTCGTGGTGGATAATGCCTCCACTGACGGCAGCGATGCGCAGATTGAAACCCGTTATCCCTGGGTCCGCCTGCTAAGAAGCGCCGTCAATGCCGGGTACGGTGTCGGCAACAACAAGGCCCTGGCTTATATGCACGAAAACAACTGGAATGGAGATTACGTCTTTTTTCTCAACAACGATACCGAACTGGAAGAGTCGGGATTCTCAAGCCTGGTTGAATTTATGGATCTCCACCCGGATGTAGCCGCCCTGACGCCGGTGCTGGTCGAGAGCGATGGCAGCTTTCAGATCGGTGTGGGGGGGCGGAAATTCACCTGGTTCCAGATTTTTGCGCACTTCTTTTTTCTCAACCGCCTGCCCTTTCTGGGGCATTTGGGGATCAACCTGAACCAGGCCCGTTTTGCGCACGGCAAAAAAGTCGTGGACTTGGATTGGATTTCAGGAACCGCGATGCTGACGCGAAGCCGCATGATCGGCGATGACGCATTGTTTCCCCCGGAGTACTTCATGTACTTTGAAGACCTGGTCGTCAGTGAAAAATTAAGCCAGTGGGGGCGCTTGGTTTACCATCCCGGGTACCGAATCCGCCACCACCGCCGCCACCATGAACGCAACCTGGAGTACTATTTTCATTCGTTGCATCAATACCTGGAATCCCGGGGTTTTGGTCCAATAAAGATGCGGATCACCCGCGCGACCATTTACTTTGGACTTGGCTTGCGTCGTGTCATGTTCGGCCTCCTGGCTGCAATCAAGCCATCCCATAAGCAATCTCTGAACACCATCACCAGGCAGATGACGGCATTGCGCAACCATTGGTGCCCTTAG
- a CDS encoding S9 family peptidase — protein sequence MTAKRMVVIMVAVLLFVSLAWGLQAEVKADKQPLTAETLWKIQRLGAPDISPDGKRAVVPVTTYDAKNGEASTDLWLVPTTPGKATPLTTHAASDSSPTWSPDGKWIAFESKRGDDEATQVYVISTSGGEARRLTNLPTGAFAARWFPDSRRLAFISRVWTDLDNWDAMAERIKEHKESKVSAKTWDTVPISYWDHWLDDRQAHIYTIALEGGDPAPVTLETGYQLSRSGPGKGSYDISPDGEEIAFAADIDTTGVESNYDIFAVPAKGGDATNITTDNPASDTGPQYSPDGKWLAFRRQLVRGFYGDTLRLVLHDRETGVNKMVTNNWDRSVGTLAWSPDGKRAYASIDDAGHHRVYRVDLPNGESTPLTREHSFDSLALDAKGRVLIALRQGFSEPPTLVRIDTRKGTPLKLSGFNDEVLKTVDWGRYESVTYKGANNQEIQMWVIYPPGFDPAKKWPLYLLLHGGPHNGIYDSFHWRWNAQVFSGWGYVTAWHNFHGSSGFGQAFADSINPDQSQLPYQDTIKASEYFQEKEWIDAERMAAGGGSFGGYLASVLLGRDHPFKTLVAHAAVYNWYTQYAADYGAEKRRFGAFWQKKATHFKTSSPHFGAANFNTPTLVIHGLLDRRVPLNHGIELFHTLQNRGVRSRFIYYPDENHWVLKLHNSLHWYHAKKEWLQEFIGTGPN from the coding sequence ATGACGGCGAAGCGGATGGTGGTGATCATGGTGGCGGTGTTGTTGTTTGTGTCGCTGGCATGGGGTCTGCAGGCGGAGGTAAAGGCGGACAAACAGCCCCTGACCGCGGAAACGCTGTGGAAAATCCAGCGCCTGGGCGCCCCGGACATCTCCCCGGACGGCAAACGGGCGGTGGTGCCGGTTACCACTTATGATGCGAAAAACGGCGAAGCGTCCACCGACCTGTGGCTGGTGCCCACCACGCCGGGAAAAGCCACGCCCCTGACCACGCACGCGGCAAGCGACAGTTCTCCCACATGGAGTCCCGATGGCAAATGGATCGCCTTTGAATCCAAACGGGGCGATGACGAGGCCACCCAGGTCTACGTGATATCCACGTCCGGGGGCGAAGCCCGGCGCCTGACCAATCTTCCCACCGGCGCGTTCGCGGCCCGCTGGTTTCCCGATTCACGGCGCCTGGCCTTTATCAGCCGCGTGTGGACGGACCTGGACAACTGGGATGCCATGGCCGAACGCATCAAGGAGCACAAGGAGTCAAAGGTATCGGCCAAAACCTGGGACACGGTGCCCATCTCTTACTGGGATCACTGGCTGGACGACCGCCAGGCCCACATCTACACCATCGCCCTGGAAGGCGGCGACCCCGCGCCCGTGACCCTGGAAACGGGATACCAGCTCTCCCGTTCGGGCCCTGGAAAGGGATCCTACGACATCTCCCCGGACGGCGAAGAGATCGCCTTCGCCGCCGACATCGACACAACCGGCGTGGAATCCAACTACGACATCTTTGCCGTGCCGGCGAAGGGCGGTGACGCCACAAACATCACTACCGACAACCCGGCCTCAGACACCGGCCCCCAATACAGCCCGGACGGCAAGTGGCTCGCCTTCCGGCGCCAACTTGTGCGCGGATTTTACGGCGACACACTCCGCCTGGTATTGCACGACCGCGAAACGGGCGTCAACAAAATGGTCACCAACAACTGGGACCGCTCCGTGGGTACCCTGGCCTGGTCGCCCGACGGCAAGCGGGCCTATGCTTCGATTGACGACGCGGGCCACCATCGCGTCTACCGCGTTGACCTGCCGAACGGAGAATCCACGCCGCTCACACGGGAACATTCTTTCGATTCATTGGCTCTGGATGCAAAAGGGCGCGTACTGATTGCCCTGCGCCAGGGGTTTTCCGAACCCCCCACCCTGGTGCGCATCGACACGCGCAAGGGCACGCCGCTCAAGCTGTCCGGTTTCAACGACGAGGTGCTGAAAACCGTCGATTGGGGACGGTACGAGAGCGTCACGTACAAAGGCGCAAACAATCAAGAGATCCAGATGTGGGTAATCTACCCGCCCGGGTTTGATCCCGCGAAAAAGTGGCCCCTTTACCTGTTACTCCACGGCGGTCCGCACAACGGCATATATGACAGTTTCCACTGGCGCTGGAACGCCCAGGTCTTTTCCGGCTGGGGTTATGTCACGGCCTGGCACAACTTCCACGGCTCTTCCGGATTCGGCCAGGCATTCGCCGATTCCATCAACCCCGACCAGTCGCAACTGCCCTACCAGGACACCATCAAAGCGTCAGAGTACTTCCAGGAAAAAGAATGGATCGACGCGGAGCGCATGGCCGCGGGCGGCGGCTCTTTCGGCGGCTACCTGGCCTCCGTACTGCTGGGCCGGGACCATCCTTTCAAGACCTTGGTGGCCCACGCGGCGGTGTACAACTGGTACACCCAATACGCGGCCGATTACGGCGCGGAGAAGCGGCGTTTCGGCGCGTTCTGGCAAAAGAAGGCCACCCATTTCAAGACATCTTCCCCCCACTTCGGAGCCGCGAATTTCAACACCCCCACCCTGGTGATCCACGGCCTGCTGGACCGGCGCGTACCGCTGAATCACGGCATCGAGCTCTTCCACACCCTGCAGAACCGCGGCGTGCGTTCGCGGTTCATCTACTACCCCGACGAGAACCACTGGGTACTCAAGCTGCACAACTCCCTGCACTGGTACCACGCCAAGAAAGAGTGGCTGCAAGAGTTCATCGGTACCGGGCCCAACTAA